A region from the Vicia villosa cultivar HV-30 ecotype Madison, WI linkage group LG3, Vvil1.0, whole genome shotgun sequence genome encodes:
- the LOC131661499 gene encoding trans-Golgi network-localized SYP41-interacting protein 1 has product MSENNHVAEQDSDSDPHLGTQSNGETESTIDQVTHVDLQDEVLEEAEDGMFEDCPDELNSFDGRQKEEEAVDTENGDEKEEESQILHIQQSGAAGELEQLRIKFENAVAEKESVVEEYQELLSARDREIENLNAKVSELVLSNESLQVSSQARFEKDGHIDDVVDRIIYSLATVVNREQVSDDSRSGKIVYIEENTALLIEKYNQFLSEIYQLGQSFSEVGLGSIANEYGNILVDARGGLLELKRKEEELSQKLSHLEDENRKLVEELDKEKVIIGTLNTELGNVKVELEQEKVKCANTKEKLSMAVTKGKALVQQRDSLKSSLAGKSSELEKCLIELQEKSAALEVAELTKEELAQSDNMVASLNNSLQQSHAIFEQVEEILSHAELDQPEMLDLPERLRWLVDDRNKLKGAFLELRKLKDSLSLLDFPESVSSSDLESQMNWLIDSFRKAHNNIYALQEEVSTIKEASINHIDQMSISLLVDSQEKDYLQAELADLRFEYGELVGKNHQISLEKDQIVKMLIDFSGLNMNDEGIDQFSSTTLMIIDLCFQKLKGQNGSPSEASHIDYALFEKIQSLLYVRDQSLMLYEDILEEDFLIRSDVNMLTKELKVVSEEVIALKEERSSLLKDLERSEEIQSLLYVRDQSLTLYEDILEEDLLIRSDVNKLSNELKVVSEEVIALKEERDSLLKDLGRSEEKTGMLRDKLSMAVKKGKGLVQDRDNLKGIINEKNSEIEQLKVDLQKHESEVSEYKDEIKRLSSDLESIPKLEADLLEIKMEKNQFEQFLMESNNMLQRVMECIDGIVLPDDPVFGEPIDKVKWLAGFVNDCQDAKVHVEQQLQLVKDEANILEVKLAETQETVNSLGQRLSSSEDTVSQLAEEKIELEREKEKAVEELQKVKEKIAEACSTSKLLEDALSQAEKNISALSEEKEQAQISRVAAETELERVRDEAVRQTGELAEASRTIKDLEVELSQVESKVNFLTEKYDADQVVKTDLENELRKLQDEAANNASKSVDAEIELERVRDEAVRQTGELAEARRTIKDLEVELSQVESKFNLLTEKNNADQVVKTDLENELKKLQDEAENNVSHSVGSSATIISLEDELLKARDDISTLENANEIAKQEISSLSSKLSSYMLDLSEKNGRLSTKSLALLTSFNYLLTLIRDDALFFKIKQSFETKCETLKKVHLTVNKVNSYLTLAAKDSEGHLEMEEDPPVRKPFTGILEKFEVEIDKGETITIDTIISSIGKIADELMLRSKHIADTFNEFSDSIDEFLSPLPGKLLETESNIIAIVEHMKIMKDEANSVAKLNEEKDNIIAFLENDINLLLSSCTDSTNELQNEVHQNLGQLGSTFEVEKFNHEADEQVEHHRNSKYADASRKLINASGKVQTLIKQFKYKSEQADTTVRDLQAKLNETTVAFELATEEKDVNKNRVLQLESDIQSLEIVCSELKDKVEGYHGLEEKLKEKEEEISSMHSALMAKEEESSILSASQLRDIFDKIDRIDIPIVESEDDLEIHTSDPVKKLSYIIDSVTRLHHQMNSLSHDKKEMQTILDTKVLEINDLKEEVKQLNRHCEDSKMVKSELFELTSVLEKIIDILGANDWVVDRKSKGVKELLPALEKHIIAILSESENSKSKAQELGIKLVGSQKVIDELTTKVNLLEDSIQDRNSQPEIVQERNIYEAPLLPASSEITEVEEGSRGNKKLSPVPSAAHVRSMRKGSTDHLALDISMESDNLISSTDTNDDKGHVFKSLNTSGFVPKQGKLIADRIDGIWVSGSGILMSRPRARLGLIGYILIMHIWLLGTVL; this is encoded by the exons ATGTCTGAGAATAATCACGTTGCAGAGCAAGATTCGGATTCGGATCCTCATTTGGGAACCCAATCAAATGGGGAAACAGAATCTACCATTGACCAG GTAACTCATGTTGATCTCCAAGATGAAGTTTTGGAAGAGGCTGAAGATGGGATGTTTGAAGATTGCCCTGACGAGCTAAACTCGTTCGATGGTAGGCAAAAGGAAGAAGAAGCTGTAGATACTGAAAATGGAGATGAGAAGGAAGAGGAAAGTCAAATTCTTCATATACAACAGAGTGGCGCAGCGGGGGAGCTGGAACAGCTGCGTATTAAGTTTGAGAATGCTGTTGCTGAGAAAGAAAGTGTCGTGGAGGAATATCAG GAACTTTTATCGGCGAGGGACCGTGAGATAGAGAATCTAAATGCAAAGGTTTCTGAATTAGTGTTATCCAATGAGAGTTTGCAAGTTTCGTCACAAGCTCGGTTTGAAAAAGATGGTCATATTGATGATGTGGTGGATAGGATAATATATTCTCTTGCAACTGTTGTTAATCGAGAGCAAGTATCGGATGATTCTAGAAGTGGGAAAATAGTTTATATTGAAGAAAATACTGCACTTTTGATTGAAAAGTATAATCAGTTTCTTTCTGAAatttatcaacttgggcagtcgTTTTCTGAGGTTGGCTTGGGTAGTATAGCGAATGAATATGGGAACATACTTGTTGATGCTCGAGGTGGTTTGCTAGAGCTCAAGAGAAAGGAAGAAGAATTGAGTCAAAAACTGTCTCATTTAGAAGATGAAAATCGGAAGCTGGTTGAAGAGCTTGACAAGGAAAAGGTGATAATAGGGACATTGAACACTGAGCTTGGAAATGTAAAAGTAGAACTAGAGCAGGAAAAGGTTAAATGTGCTAATACCAAAGAGAAGCTTAGTATGGCTGTGACAAAAGGAAAGGCCTTGGTCCAGCAGCGAGATTCACTGAAGTCATCTCTGGCTGGTAAATCCAGTGAGCTTGAGAAATGTTTAATTGAACTGCAGGAGAAATCAGCTGCACTAGAAGTTGCTGAACTTACTAAAGAAGAGTTGGCCCAGAGTGACAATATGGTTGCATCCCTGAATAATTCATTACAACAAAGTCATGCAATTTTTGAGCAAGTAGAAGAAATCTTGTCTCATGCAGAACTTGATCAGCCTGAAATGCTTGATTTGCCAGAGAGACTAAGATGGCTTGTGGATGACAGAAATAAACTTAAGGGCGCCTTCCTGGAACTACGCAAATTGAAGGATTCTCTTTCTCTACTAGACTTTCCAGAGTCTGTTTCATCATCTGATCTGGAATCACAAATGAACTGGCTTATAGATTCTTTCCGTAAGGCCCACAATAATATTTATGCTCTACAGGAAGAAGTTTCTACAATCAAGGAAGCATCCATAAATCATATTGATCAGATGAGTATTTCACTTTTGGTGGATTCACAGGAAAAAGATTACCTTCAGGCTGAATTAGCAGATTTGAGGTTTGAATATGGCGAGCTAGTTGGCAAGAACCATCAGATTTCTTTGGAGAAGGATCAGATAGTGAAAATGTTAATTGATTTTTCCGGTCTAAACATGAATGATGAAGGAATTGATCAGTTCTCTTCCACCACTTTGATGATCATTGACTTATGTTTTCAAAAATTGAAAGGACAGAATGGTTCCCCCTCCGAAGCATCTCATATTGATTACGCATTGTTTGAAAAGATTCAAAGTCTCCTGTATGTCAGGGATCAGAGCTTAATGCTCTACGAAGACATACTTGAAGAAGATTTTCTAATTAGATCTGATGTGAATATGCTGACAAAAGAGTTAAAAGTGGTATCTGAGGAAGTTATAGCTCTGAAAGAAGAAAGGAGTTCTCTGCTGAAAGATCTTGAACGATCAGAGGAAATTCAAAGTCTACTGTATGTCAGGGATCAGAGCTTAACGCTGTATGAAGACATACTTGAAGAAGATTTGCTAATTAGATCTGATGTGAATAAGCTGTCAAATGAGTTAAAAGTGGTATCTGAGGAAGTTATAGCACTGAAAGAAGAAAGGGATTCTCTGCTGAAAGATCTTGGACGATCAGAGGAAAAGACTGGCATGCTCAGGGACAAGTTGTCCATGGCAGTTAAGAAAGGAAAGGGATTAGTTCAAGATAGGGACAATCTAAAAGGTATTATAAATGAAAAGAACTCAGAGATTGAGCAGTTGAAGGTTGATTTACAGAAGCATGAATCTGAAGTTTCTGAATACAAGGATGAGATCAAGAGATTGTCCAGTGATTTGGAAAGCATTCCTAAACTAGAGGCTGATCTTCtggaaataaaaatggaaaagaatCAGTTTGAACAGTTTTTGATGGAGAGCAATAACATGTTGCAGAGAGTGATGGAATGCATTGATGGTATCGTTCTTCCAGATGATCCAGTTTTTGGGGAACCTATAGATAAGGTGAAGTGGCTTGCTGGTTTTGTCAATGATTGCCAAGATGCTAAGGTGCATGTAGAGCAACAGCTGCAGTTAGTTAAGGATGAAGCCAATATACTTGAAGTTAAATTGGCAGAAACCCAAGAAACTGTAAACTCCCTAGGGCAAAGATTATCTTCTTCAGAGGACACTGTTTCTCAACTTGCTGAAGAAAAGATAGAGTTAGAACGCGAGAAAGAAAAAGCTGTGGAAGAGTTACAGAAAGTTAAAGAAAAAATTGCTGAAGCTTGCAGTACTAGTAAGTTACTTGAAGACGCCTTATCACAGGCAGAGAAAAATATTTCTGCGCTTTCTGAAGAGAAAGAGCAGGCTCAAATATCTAGAGTTGCTGCAGAGACAGAGTTAGAGAGAGTTAGAGATGAAGCAGTCAGGCAGACAGGAGAACTAGCAGAGGCCAGCAGAACCATAAAGGATCTCGAAGTTGAACTATCTCAGGTTGAGAGTAAGGTCAATTTTTTGACTGAAAAGTATGATGCGGATCAAGTTGTCAAGACTGATCTGGAAAATGAATTGAGGAAGCTGCAAGATGAAGCAGCAAATAATGCTAGTAAATCAGTTGATGCAGAGATAGAGTTAGAGAGAGTTAGAGATGAAGCAGTCAGGCAGACAGGAGAACTAGCAGAGGCCCGTAGAACCATAAAGGATCTAGAAGTTGAACTGTCTCAGGTTGAGAGTAAGTTCAATTTGTTGACTGAAAAAAATAATGCTGATCAAGTTGTCAAGACTGACTTGGAAAATGAATTGAAGAAGCTGCAAGATGAAGCCGAAAATAATGTTAGTCATTCAGTAGGTTCGTCTGCTACTATAATATCACTGGAAGATGAATTGTTGAAGGCTCGAGATGATATTTCTACCCTAGAAAATGCAAATGAAATTGCCAAACAGGAAATATCTTCGCTCAGTTCAAAGTTAAGTTCATACATGCTTGACTTATCAGAAAAGAATGGCCGCCTAAGTACCAAATCCCTAGCACTCCTTACATCCTTTAATTATCTTCTGACACTTATTAGAGACGATGCTCTATTTTTCAAGATAAAACAATCCTTTGAGACGAAATGTGAGACCTTGAAGAAAGTGCATCTCACTGTGAACAAAGTAAATAGCTATCTTACCCTGGCTGCTAAGGATTCCGAAGGGCACCTTGAGATGGAG GAAGATCCACCCGTAAGAAAACCATTTACGGGCATCCTTGAAAAATTTGAAGTTGAAATAGACAAAGGAGAGACTATTACTATTGACACCATAATCTCATCAATTGGAAAAATTGCAGACGAATTAATGTTGAGAAGCAAACATATTGCAGATACGTTTAATGAATTTTCGGATTCTATTGATGaatttctttctcctctcccTGGAAAACTACTGGAAACTGAGTCAAATATAATAGCTATTGTTGAGCACATGAAAATAATGAAAGATGAGGCAAATAGTGTGGCAAAGTTGAACGAAGAAAAGGATAATATTATCGCCTTCTTAGAGAATGATATCAATTTATTGCTGTCGTCATGCACTGATTCTACCAATGAACTTCAGAATGAAGTTCACCAAAATCTTGGGCAACTTGGCTCCACTTTTGAGGTCGAGAAGTTCAACCATGAAGCAGATGAACAAGTAGAACATCATAGAAACAGTAAATATGCAGACGCATCAAGAAAGTTGATAAATGCTTCTGGAAAAGTTCAAACTTTGATTAAACAGTTCAAATATAAAAGTGAGCAAGCAGATACAACAGTTAGAGATTTGCAGGCCAAATTGAATGAAACCACAGTTGCTTTTGAATTGGCTACAGAGGAGAAAGACGTCAATAAGAACAGAGTTTTGCAGTTGGAGTCTGATATTCAATCACTCGAAATTGTTTGCAGTGAGCTTAAGGATAAGGTAGAGGGTTATCACGGCCTAGAAGAAAAACTAAAGGAAAAAGAGGAAGAGATTTCATCAATGCACAGTGCTTTGATGGCAAAAGAAGAAG AAAGCTCTATCCTCTCAGCATCTCAGTTAAGAGATATCTTTGACAAGATAGATAGGATCGATATCCCTATTGTAGAGTCTGAAGATGATTTGGAGATACATACTTCAGACCCTGTGAAGAAGCTCTCTTACATTATTGATAGTGTTACAAGGTTGCATCATCAGATGAATTCTCTGTCTCATGATAAAAAAGAGATGCAAACAATCCTTGATACTAAGGTTCTTGAAATTAATGATCTAAAGGAGGAAGTCAAACAACTCAATAGACACTGTGAAGACTCAAAAATGGTCAAAAGCGAACTTTTTGAACTGACCTCTGTCTTGGAAAAAATTATAGATATTTTGGGAGCCAACGACTGGGTTGTAGATAGAAAATCTAAAGGTGTTAAAGAATTATTGCCAGCATTGGAAAAGCATATCATTGCCATTCTTTCGGAATCTGAAAATTCAAAATCTAAGGCCCAGGAACTTGGTATTAAATTAGTTGGAAGTCAGAAGGTTATTGATGAATTAACGACCAAGGTTAATTTACTTGAAGATTCAATTCAAGATAGGAATTCTCAGCCAGAAATTGTCCAGGAAAGGAACATATACGAAGCACCCTTATTACCTGCTAGCTCCGAGATAACTGAAGTTGAAGAG GGATCTCGTGGCAATAAAAAATTATCTCCTGTCCCATCGGCTGCTCACGTGCGAAGTATGCGAAAAGGATCTACTGACCATCTTGCACTTGATATTAGTATGGAGTCTGATAATTTAATCAGCAGTACTGATACCAACGATGATAAAG GTCATGTATTCAAGTCTCTGAACACTTCTGGATTCGTACCGAAACAAGGAAAGCTCATTGCAGATCGTATTGACGGAATATG GGTATCTGGTAGCGGTATTCTCATGAGTCGCCCGAGAGCAAGATTGGGACTCATCGGCTATATCCTAATCATGCATATATGGCTACTGGGAACAGTATTGTAG
- the LOC131661501 gene encoding protein NOI4-like: MASYSEQDGKPLPKFGDWDVNDPASAEGFTVIFNKARDEKKIASASGRFPSQRRYDSRGRNNKNNKNTKTSSKKKWFCFSA, translated from the exons ATGGCTTCG TATTCCGAACAAGATGGAAAGCCTCTACCGAAATTCGGAGACTGGGATGTAAACGATCCCGCCTCAGCTGAAGGGTTTACTGTTATATTCAACAAGGCTAGAGACGAGAAGAAAATTGCATCTGCTTCTGGACGTTTTCCTTCGCAACGAAGATACGACTCTCGCGGTCGCAACaacaagaataataaaaacacaaaGACCTCATCTAAG AAAAAGTGGTTTTGCTTTAGTGCTTAG
- the LOC131655796 gene encoding E3 ubiquitin-protein ligase AIRP2-like encodes MAMMPYYLSRLPYHDSLQILEADIQQANSLAAAIPRAKGGNLIKMKLVCNQLAPLVLLFLQWMDWSCAGFLHSYLNLFHILIYKEPNDGRSILSSRGRKATIKDFYAVILPSLQRLHGSFDDKLETCEEVNTSLKGSVCGKKVIEGDEKLTNVDLQREDECGICLEPCTKMVLPNCCHAMCIKCYRKWNRKSKSCPFCRGSLRRVNSEDLWVLTCDEDVVDAETVSKEDLLRFYLYINKLPKDNPDALFLMYYEYLI; translated from the exons ATGGCAATGATGCCATACTACCTTTCTAGGCTACCTTATCATGATTCCCTTCAAATACTTGAGGCTGATATACAACAAGCTAATTCTTT GGCTGCTGCAATTCCAAGAGCAAAGGGAGGAAATCTTATTAAAATGAAATTGGTTTGTAATCAATTGGCTCCTCTTGTTTTGTTGTTTCTTCAATGGATGGATTGGTCTTGTGCTGGCTTTTTGCATAGTTATCTTAACCTCTTTCACATACTTATATACAAA GAACCAAATGATGGGAGATCAATCTTGTCTAGCCGTGGAAGGAAAGCAACCATTAAGGATTTTTATG CTGTTATACTGCCGTCTCTTCAGCGGCTTCACGGTAGCTTCGACGACAAGTTGGAGACTTGTGAAGAAGTGAACACGAGCTTAAAAGGTTCGGTTTGTGGCAAGAAGGTGATTGAAGGAGATGAGAAACTAACCAATGTTGATTTACAAAGAGAAGATGAATGTGGGATTTGCTTAGAGCCTTGTACCAAAATGGTTTTGCCTAATTGCTGTCACGCCATGTGCATCAAATGCTACCGCAAATG GAACAGGAAGTCAAAGTCGTGTCCTTTTTGTCGCGGTAGCTTGAGGAGGGTTAATTCAGAGGATCTATGGGTATTAACTTGCGATGAAGATGTTGTTGACGCTGAAACAGTTTCTAAAGAAGACTTATTGCGGTTTTACCTCTATATCAACAAGCTTCCCAAAGATAACCCGGACGCACTTTTCCTAATGTATTATGAATACctgatttga